TGCGCATATATGGGAAACACTGGTTGATGTCATGTGGAAGTCAGAACAAACACCCAGAACTTGTATAAACTTAAATAACTAAAACCCAGATAAAATATGTAGAAAATATAATAgagcaatatatattttttttaaagattacctttgagaactaacaatcccCAAAAGAAAAATGTAACCGTCAGggagaatctaaaatgtaaaaaatatcatGTCATGGGGCcccacattgattttgttataatgtttgagtcaTTCAGATAGCATAAGAACAAGGCATAAGCcacggcaaaatgtgtagaattgaaggAATTTTGCTTTAAAATCTTCTCTTAGCCTTATTGCACATTTTTTAAATGGcatgaaattagctttaaaaacagttcaatgttctctctgccccacagcaaaatgtataaattgcaggaaatttgctttaaaacagcaGCAGTTTGTCTCTGCGGCCAAGAAGAGGGCCTCTAAAACTGCACCACTGGCCacacctactaccaccacccagggttatggttagtatggcgctcctgacctgtacacccagggttatggttagtatggcgctcctgacctgtacacccagggttatggttagtatggcgctcctgacctgtacacccagggttatggttagtatggtgctcctgacctgtacacccagggttatggttagtatggcgctcctgacctgtacacccagggttatggttagtatggcgctcctgacctgtacacccagggttatggttagtatggtgctcctgacctgtacacccagggttatggttatggttagtatggtgctcctgacctgtacacccagggttatggttagtatggcgctcctgacctgtacacccagggttatggttagtatggcgctcctgacctgtacacccagggttatggttagtatggtgctcctgacctgtactcccagggttatggttagtatggcgctcctgacctgtacacccagggttatggttagtatggcgctcctgacctgtacacccagggttatggttagtatggcgctcctgacctgtacacccagggttatggttagtatggcgctcctgacctgtacacccagggttatggttagtatggcgctcctgacctgtacacccagggttatggttagtatggtgctcctgacctgtacacccagggttatggttagtatggtgctcctgacctgtacacccagggttatggttagtatggcgctcctgacctgtacacccagggttatggttagtatggcgctcctgacctgtacacccagggttatggttagtatggtgctcctgacctgtacacccagggttatggttagtatggtgctcctgacctgtacacccagggttatggttagtatggtgctcctgacctgtacacccagggttatggttagtatggtgctcctgacctgtacacccagggttatggttagtatggcgctcctgacctgtacacccagggttatggttagtatggtgctcctgacctgtacacccagggttatggttagtatggcgctcctgacctgtacacccagggttatggttagtatggcgctcctgacctgtacacccagggttatggttagtatggtgctcctgacctgtacacccagggttatggttagtatggtgctcctgacctgtacacccagggttatggttagtatggtgctcctgacctgtacacccagggttatggttagtatggtgctcctgacctgtacacccagggttatggttagtatgggactcctgacctgtacacccaggattatggttagtatggtgctcctgacctgtacacccagggttatggttagtatggtgctcctgacctgtacacccagggttatggttagtatggtgctcctgacctgtacacccagggttatggttagtatggtgctcctgacctgtacacccagggttatggttatggttagtatggtgctcctgacctgtacacccagggttatggttagtatggtgctcctgacctgtacacccagggttatggttagtatggtgctcctgacctgtacacccagggttatggttagtatggtgctcctgacctgtacacccagggttatggttatggttagtatggtgcTCCTCACCTGTACCCCAAGGGCCTGTCCAGAGATGACGGCCACAGTGACCCCCTCCCTGCTGGGCTTGGGGACCTGGCTGTCCTTCAGCTCCTGGTACAGGGGCTCCACCATCTTGTCCTCCCTCCTCAGGTTGACCCACAGCTGCAGGCCCTGGACCGGCTCCTCAGACACAGGCATCTCTGCATGGACCACCCCTCGGCCTGCCGTCATCCACTTATGAAGAGACATGGacatagacacacagagacggacacagaaacacacacacacacacacacacacacacacacacacacacacacacacacacacacacacacacacacacacacacacacacacacacacacacacacacacacacacacacacacacacacacacacacacacacacacacagatacagagaggcatagacacacacacacacacacacacaaaacacaattaCTAACCACATAAAGGAGAATTGTACAGTATAATATACATTAAATAAGTGTTGTCTGATATGATTTCCATAATAAATCACCCATGTGGACTTAATACTGGAACTAACTGGTTACCAGGAGGAAATTAACTTCACATTTACACCTTTCCTTCCCCACTGCTGTGATATGTACCTAGTGGATGTCCATCTTCCCCACTGCTGTGATATGTACCTAGTGGATGTCCATCTTCCCCACTGCTGTGATATGTACCTAGTGGATGTCCATCTTCCCCACTGCTGTGATATGTACCTAGTGGATGTCCATCTTCCCCACTGCTGTGATATGTACCTAGTGGATGTCCATCTTCCCCACTGCTGTGATATGTACCTAGTGGATGTCCATCTTCCCCACTGCTGTGATATGTACCTAGTGGATGTCCATCTTCCCCACTGCTGTGATATGTACCTAGTGGATGTCCATCTTCCCCACTGCTGTGATATGTACCTAGTGGATGTCCATCTTCCCCACTGCTGTGATATGTACCTAGTGGATGTCCATCTTCCCCACTGCTGTGATATGTACCTAGTGGATGTCCATCTTCCCCACTGCTGTGATATGTACCTAGTGGATGTCCATCTTCCCCACTGCTGTGATATGTACCTAGTGGATGTCCATCTTCCCCACTGCTGTGATATGTACCTAGTGGATGTCCATCTTCCCCACTGCTGTGATATGTACCTAGTGGATGTCCATCTTCCCCACTGCTGTGATATGTACCTAGTGGATGTCCATCTTCCCCACTGCTGTGATATGTACCTAGTGGATGTCCATCTTCCCCACTGCTGTGATATGTACCTAGTGGATGTCCATCTTCCCCACTGCTGTGATATGTACCTAGTGGATGTCCATCTTCCCCACTGCTGTGATATGTACCTAGTGGATGTCCATCTTCCCCACTGCTGTGATATGTACCTAGTGGATGTCCATCTTCCCCactactgtgatatgtacctAGTGGATGTCCATCTTCCCCACTGCTGTGATATGTACCTAGTGGATGTCCATCTTCCCCACTGCTGTGATATGTACCTAGTGGATGTCCATCTTCCCCACTGCTGTGATATGTACCTAGTGGATGTCCATCTTCCCCACTGCTGTGATATGTACCTAGTGGATGTCCATCTTCCCCACTGCTGTGATATGTACCTAGTGGATGTCCATCTTCCCCACTGCTGTGATATGTACCTAGTGGATGTCCATCTTCCCCACTGCTGTGATATGTACCTAGTGGATGTCCATCTTCCCCACTGCTGTGATATGTACCTAGTGGATGTCCATTGTTCTTCTCAAAGCTCCGCTAACATCAAAATAACACACTGGAAGGTTGTGTTCAAAATGACTGCTACTACTTTTGGTCTAGGGGCTAAGCTGTGCACTAAATAGGGTCTAGAGCCCTCCAACTCAACgttggacctcgaagccagttccactgcatgttCTCATtgtcccctctaatcagggactgatttagtcCTGGGAAACCAGGAgtgtgcaattcattatcaggtaaaacaaaaaaccagcaggctccggacctcgtagggtaagagttgagtacccctggtctAGAGAATAAGGGCTCAGGGAATAGGGGTTttagccaaaagtagtgcactatatagggaatagggagccatttctgATGCAACTTTTCAGTGCCCTAAGGGTGATGCAGCGTTGCTGTGGGAAGCTAATTGAGCAATAACACTTCACGTTTTGTCAGCAGCTTTCCCCTCCTGTTCCACTGTGAGGAAACCCGTCTGCCCTGGGTTAGTAGCTCCAGCACCCCCCCCAATGGTGTttggctctctctcgctgtcgcacgcacacacaccaagtCTCTTGTAGTAggattttggtattttattaggatccccattagctgttgcaaaagaagcagctactcttcctgggtacacacaaaacatgacataatttagtcacctcaacttgttcaacagccacaccattcattaccagattcagctgaggtctagaacttaaggaatgatttgtaccaaatacaatgctcttagttttagagatgttcaggactagtttattactggccacccatttcacaacagactgcaactctttaagggtttcagtgacttcactaGCTGTGGTTTCTGATGCGGATATGGTTGAATCATTAGCATACATGGAcaaacatgctttgtttaatgccagtggcattAGTGCCTTTTAAACCACTCCCTGGTTgatgctgactgactgaccagggACAACAGCTTTACGACTGCTGCATGGGAAAAACACAGGAAATGCCCTGAAGGCACGATGCTTCATTGGTTCTGGTGGGAGTATGGTGAAGAGTAGGAACCTACATACAGTATTGTCACAAGATGTTTCTCTACCTGTAAATCCCCTGGTTTCAGTAGTCCAGAGTGGCAACAGAAATCCTCATGGGCTGAAACGCCTTTCAAAATGTAGGTCACCTAAACAAAGACAAAATAGATCCAAATATATTCTCAAACCCATAGATGAGCCATTGCTGATTTTATATAACAGCTGAGAGGCAAAACAAAACATTAACTGTGCTCTGCAGTTGTCCCTCTCCCAAATACCAACCATGTCTAGAGAAGTGGAAAACAACTTTCTCTAAGTCTTTGCCAATTGAGGATGAGGTTAGGAAAGAGATGAATGAATCTCAGTTGTAAACATGAATGGTTTCGGAAGGAAATCTCATCATAAAGCTTGTACGACTGGAAAACATAGTATGGTAAATAATTAACTTCATATTTTCCTCATGCAAGTCTAACAGATtaaatatgtacagtgtgtgtgtgcgtgtgtgtaatgcAGTGTCCGTTGAGCAGGACAGACAAGAGCACGTGTTCACTCCGTGTCCATTCCACTGCCACATGGACTGAGGTCAAAATGGACAGAAAGGAGAAAGCTATAGAGGTTAGAGGTAAACATCTGTCTCTCAGAGAGGCTTCCAAACCTCCAGCCAGGGGGGCGAGAGCCTCTCTCTGATCTGGCAGCGCACGTGGCTATGAGCTCTGAGATGTAACCGTGAGCCAACACACCTGCTGCATGGCATGCTGGGCCGTGGGCGCTTCAGCCCCGCCCCCGTCAGGTCTGGTCCAGTCCACGGCCAGTTGGACACTAAGCTACACATATACAGTATCAGCTGGGCCTATGGCCTCATCTGGTCTGGGCCATGGTGGACACTAGGCAGTTCACAATGTCCACAGCCTTTAAATGTTCTTCTATTTTTCTGTCTTATTGGATCATGTTGTCAGGCATGGTTTGTCTGACAGATGTTATTTTtatgtaaaatattctgtaacaagtgttgtttttgtgctcaatggtggatctattcataattatttaaATTAGTGTTATACAGGTGCAGCACTTTTTTTGATAGTGGCTATGGTTTCAGTAGGAGAAAACACATACATTAGGCAAAATATCAAACAAATGATGCATATCCCTAAGgaatagcaaaaaaaaaaaaaaaaaagtgattgcATGATACAGCTTGGAACATGTATCTACAGTATCAGCTGGGCCTATGGCCTCATCTGGTCTGGGCCATGGTGGACACTAGGCTAGGTTACACATGTATCTACAGTATCAGCTGGGCCTATGGCCTCATCTGGTCTGGGCCATGATAGACGCTATGTTAGGTTACACATGTATCTACAGTATCAAACACAGGCCAAGACTTTTCTATTAAAAACACTTGTTTTGACTCTATAAATTCCCACTGTGGACCATCGCCTTTATGGTTGAGGAAACCGTGATTCACCAACACCACTTCCAAAGCAGAAGTTTaatttccctcctcccctctgtctaaATATGTGATATTGGTGGGTTTTCATTCAAACCCCAGTATCCAAAAGCAAGCTAATGCTATGTATAACAAACCTAATGAGAAGCTTTCTCTGGACGAGGCTTACACGACAGTAGGCCTGTTAGTGCCATCTGCTGGCGTTAGCAGGAAGtgcattaatggtgtatgtgccttacCCTCCCTCATCACTAAGGGTGTATgagcctcaccctccctcatcattaatggggtatgtgcctcaccctaccTCCTCAATATTGGGGTATGTGCCCCACCCTACCTCCTCAATATTGGGGTATGTGCctcacccccctcatcattaatggggtatgtgcctcaccctccctcatcattaatggggtatgtgcctcaccctaccTCCTCAATATTGgggtatgtgcctcaccctccctcatcattaatggggTATGTGCCTCACCCAGCCTCCTCAATATTGGGGTACGTGCCTCACCCTACCTCCTCAATATTGGGGTATGTGCCtcaccccccctcatcattaatggggtatgtgcctcaccctaccTCCTCAATattggtgtatgtgcctcaccctccctcatcattaatggtgtatgtccctcaccctccctcatcattaatggtgtatgtgcctcattaatggtgtatgtaccTCACCCtctctcatcattaatggtgtatgtgcctcattaatggtgtatgtacctcaccctccctcatcattaatggtgtatgtgcctcacccttcctcatcattaatggtgtatgtgtgccacaccctccctcatcattaatggtgtatgtgtgccacaccctcccacatcattaatggtgtacgtgcctcaccctcccacatcattaatggtgtacatgcctcaccctcccacatcattaatggtgtacgtgcctcaccctccctcatcattaatggtgtatgtgtctcaccctccctcatcattaatggtgtatgtgccacaccctccctcatcatgaatggtgtatgtgcctcaccctcccttatcattaatggtgtatgtgccacaccctccctccctcatcattaatggtgtatgtgccacaccctccctcatcatgaatggtgtatgtgcctcaccctcccttatcattaatggtgtatgtgccacaccctccctccctcatcattaatggtgtatgtttcacaccctccttccctcgatcattaatggtgtatgtgcctcaccctccctcatcatgaatggtgtatgtgccacaccctccttccctcatcattaatggtgtatgtgcctcaccctccttcatcattaatggtgtatgtgcctcaccctccctccctcatcattaatggtgtatgtgccacaccctccctcatcattaatggtgtacgtgcctcaccctctctcatcgttaatggtgtatgtgcctcattaatggtgtatgtacctcaccctccctcatcattaatggtgtatgtgtgccacaccctccctcatcattaatggtgtatgtacctcaccctccctcatcattaatggtgtatgtacctcaccctccctcatcattaatggtgtatgtacctcaccctccctcatcattaatggtgtatgtacctcaccctccctcatcattaatggtgtatgtacctcaccctccctcatcattaatggtgtatgtacctcaccttccctcatcattaatggtgtacgtgcctcaccctctctcatcgttaatggtgtatgtgcctcattaatggtgtacgtgcctcaccctctctCATCGTTAATGGTGTATgtacctcaccctccctcatcattaatggtgtatgtacctcaccctccctcatcattaatggtgtacgtgcctcaccctccctcaacGGCCTCATATGAACCTGTTATTCCACATGAAGGTCCGATCTGCCAGGGGTTCAGTCAGAACACAACATTGTATCACTCCAGATTGAGACAGTATAGATGCTGCATCGCGCTAGCttgacagacagaggcagagagagacagaatagagagagagagagagagagaggatagatagcCTACTCACAGTCTCAAAGCCTCTGTGGGGGTGATCAGGGAAGCCAGATGGCTTTTTGACTTTGAACTCATCCAACATCAAGAAAGGATCCAGGTTAATCAGCTGAAATAAATGGATGGACAAGATATCAGCCTACCACGTCATAATATGTGCTTTAGTTTGGTATTTTAATAAATGGATGGACAAGATATCAGCctaccatgtcataatatgtgcTTTAGTTTGGTATTTTAATAAATGGATGGACAAGATATCAGCCTACCACGTCATAATATGTGCTTTAGTTTGGTATTTTAAAAGGATATTATTAAACATGATAAACTAGGCAGATGTAAGACAGACAGTATGACAGTAACTCACCTCCTTTCTTCCTACGCTTCTGCGGACATGGGCTCCCACACCTTCTACCTGCTCCACACTCAAAACTGTCTTCACAACTCTTCTTATCCTCATTGTAGAGGATAGGGTTATTTACTAGTAGTACCTTATTTATTATGGTACACTTGAACAAAAATACTGAAGAGAAAAGGAAAAATAACTGCATTGAATATATAGCCTAAGCCTTCAAATACCCACCGTTGATGTTCAACGTCAATACAAAACATCACGTCAATACCAAACACCATAACGAGTGTTTGTTATTAGATGTTACAATATTTCTTATTTTGCTAAGACTTTTATTGGCATAATATGGAGTAAAAAGACAACATGACAGATCAATAACAGCATCAGTCTCTAGCTACGATAAATTAAGTTtagcggactaaactccactccatGGTGAAGAAAAACTTCCTTCTCCGTGGAGTGGAGTTTACTTTGATACATGAAACTCAATGTCACTAACCTGGCAGAAGTTGGATGTGGACTCAACAAGACTCATTTACTCCGAATATCAACTACAATCACGCAAGCACGTAATGTAGGCTATCAAATCCTCCCAGTGTGTTGGCAACAACAAAATTAGAAGCCTATCATCATTACAAGCCTATCATTAGGAGCCTATCATCTTCCAAGCGCAGTCATGTTGTTGTCGCGGTGGCCAACACTGCATCTGTTGCGCATGTACGGACATGAAGGGCGTGGCTTGACCGCAAGGGATTAGTTTGAATTAAAAACGAGGGGGGTTAGTTTATTCTCACATAGGAAGGGGTGAGGTGTAGTTTATTAGGAAGGGGGGTCGTTTATTCTGAGCTAGGaaggggtggggtgtagtttaTTCTCAGCTAGGAAGGCAGCTGAATCCATGATCTATCGCTGCGTAAATCTCCCTTTGACATCAAAACATTATTTGCGCTAAGGTCTTTAATCATAACCACATCAGCCCGTGCATCTGTTGAATGTATTCTTCGGTGTGTGCTCTCTCCACGGTGGTTTGTGTCCCTGTCCCTCCGTCACCACTCTGGCTGTGCTGGAATATTATGTCCTTCGCGATGCGCGCACTTGCAGCCTGTCCTCCTGCCAGATTCAGCGCGTGTGGACCAACCTGTTTGTGACAACAAAGGGAATCCAGCTGAGTCACACTGTACAGTGTTACATAAccaactctctctctaactctctatcGACAAGTACCCTACAAAAGAGATTCTCACATAGGTCTACTTTCCAAGCCATATTTAGTAGGTTTTTGCTGCCTATATTGCGGCCTTGAAAGACTAAAGAAAATACAAGTTTATAAATATATCAAAAGGCTATCCCTCCTCTGCTGCGTTTTTGCCAACACTCAATTGGGTTATCATTCCACCCCTACAAAACCCATAAAAGCTACTTTTATTGTAATCCATATGGGCATTTTTTCATTACATGTGTCTGTCAATGCTTTGACAAATTCCCAGCAATATGAATGAAATATTTTCCCTCTGACATTCCATTCTATTATTTTCTACAAAATGTTTTCATTGTGTGATTAGCAAAACATATCAATATACCTGAAGTGCTGTGTACTGTCCCATCAGGTACAGAGGACATCCTGGAGCCCACTGCAAGCTTTCAGATATACAAggccagccatccaggaccttaaATTGCGACACGTTGTAATTAGACTTGGATCAAATGCAGGtaactgtagtatagtagtataacatagtatagtagtataatatagtagtagtctatagtagtatagtagcagccaatattatagtagtatagtatagtagtagcctatagtagtatagtatagtagtagcctacagtagtatagtatagtaggagcctatagtatagtagtatagtaatagcctatagtattatagtatagtaggagcctacagtatagtagtatagtagtagcctATAGTATTAGAGTATAGTAGGAGCctacagtatagtagtatagtataggtgtatagcagtatagtagtatagcatagtagtatagtatagtggcagcctatagtatagtagtattgtagtagCCTATAGTTTAATATTAAATTAGCAGcctatagtattatagtagtagcctgttaatagtatagtagtatagtatactaGTATAGTTTTAGCCCATAGTATAGTAGTATCCTATAGTAGTATATTCAACTAGTATAATTGTATAGTACAgttgtatagtatggtatagtacagtTGTAgcctatagtatagtatagtagtatggtatagtatagtagcatagtatagtagtagcctatagtatagtagtatagtatagtagtagcctatagtagtatagtattgcCATATAGTAGTAGCCTACAGCATAGTAGTAGCCTATAGTAGTAgcctatagtagtatagtatggtatagtaggatatagtatagtagtgggctatagtagtatagtatggtatagtaggatatagtatagtagtgggctatagtagtatagtatagtagcatAGTATAGTAGTTGCCCAaattatagtatagtagtagcctatagtagtatagtatagtagtagcccatagtagtatagtatagtagtagcctatagtagtatagtattgtggtatagtatagtagtagcctATAGTGGTAGAATATAGTAGTAGCCTTTATTAGTATAGTATAGCAGTATAGTAAAGTAGTAGCCTatattagtatagtatagtagtatagtacagtagtagcCTATATTATAGTAGTAgcctatagtagtatagtatagtagtagcctatattagtatagtatagtagtatagtatagtagtagcctatagtatagtagtagcctatagtagtatagtagtgtagtatagtagtagccTATATtatagtggtatggtatagtagtaGCCTATTaatagtatagtagtgtagtatagtagtatagtttTAGCCTatggtagtatagtatagtagtagcctgtagtagtatagtaataaCCTATAGcgttgtagtatagtatagtagtagcatatagcagtatagtagtaaCCAAcattatagtatagtagtatagtagtattgcagtgtagtatagtagtagccTATAGTatagcagtagcctatagcagtgtagtatagtagtacagtagtagcctacagtatagtagtatggtagtattgTCGTGTAGTAGTAGCCTATAGTATAATAGCAGCCTATAGTAATATAGTAGAGAATCATAGCATAGCAGTagcct
The Salmo salar chromosome ssa16, Ssal_v3.1, whole genome shotgun sequence DNA segment above includes these coding regions:
- the LOC106609068 gene encoding pirin isoform X3 is translated as MSLVESTSNFCQLINLDPFLMLDEFKVKKPSGFPDHPHRGFETVTYILKGVSAHEDFCCHSGLLKPGDLQWMTAGRGVVHAEMPVSEEPVQGLQLWVNLRREDKMVEPLYQELKDSQVPKPSREGVTVAVISGQALGVQSKIFTRTPTLYLDFKLDGGSKHVQPVPSGWTSFIYTLAGSVCVCPEAEQQKVEPHRTVVFDDGDCIAVENKTSEVSHFVLIAGQPINEPVVQHGPFVMNMEEEINQAVRDYRTGTNGFERAKAWRSKIRDSF
- the LOC106609068 gene encoding pirin isoform X1; protein product: MRIRRVVKTVLSVEQVEGVGAHVRRSVGRKELINLDPFLMLDEFKVKKPSGFPDHPHRGFETVTYILKGVSAHEDFCCHSGLLKPGDLQWMTAGRGVVHAEMPVSEEPVQGLQLWVNLRREDKMVEPLYQELKDSQVPKPSREGVTVAVISGQALGVQSKIFTRTPTLYLDFKLDGGSKHVQPVPSGWTSFIYTLAGSVCVCPEAEQQKVEPHRTVVFDDGDCIAVENKTSEVSHFVLIAGQPINEPVVQHGPFVMNMEEEINQAVRDYRTGTNGFERAKAWRSKIRDSF
- the LOC106609068 gene encoding pirin isoform X2, which translates into the protein MRIRRVVKTVLSVEQVEGVGAHVRRSVGRKELINLDPFLMLDEFKVKKPSGFPDHPHRGFETVTYILKGVSAHEDFCCHSGLLKPGDLQWMTAGRGVVHAEMPVSEEPVQGLQLWVNLRREDKMVEPLYQELKDSQVPKPSREGVTVAVISGQALGVQSKIFTRTPTLYLDFKLDGGSKHVQPVPSGPEAEQQKVEPHRTVVFDDGDCIAVENKTSEVSHFVLIAGQPINEPVVQHGPFVMNMEEEINQAVRDYRTGTNGFERAKAWRSKIRDSF